The proteins below are encoded in one region of Oryzias melastigma strain HK-1 linkage group LG9, ASM292280v2, whole genome shotgun sequence:
- the plbd2 gene encoding putative phospholipase B-like 2 yields the protein MTFGQNKAAVSAKMSTFIKTLMVLGLFWACGRAEIRSAVIDKSSGRLTVIEGYHEDFVAWANFTNNIETSGWSFLDVTTSSRYNDRIQAYAAGAVEAAVTSELIYKHWMNTLMGYCGPFVSDSSFCERLKAFIKTNIEWMQEQIEKQPTSPYWYQANLVLLQLKGLEDSYNDQLAFPTGHFSIDPMGFILFQMGGDVEDLESALNKSSQTRPLGSGSCSALIKLLPNNKELFVSQDTWNNYQAMLRIIKKYRFAFKASSSGNDPLPGGTQAFSSYPGAIFSGDDFYILSSGLVTLETTIGNSNSALWKFVKPTGTVMEWLRNIIANRLATTAKEWAEIFRKYNSGTYNNQWMIVDYNHFTPGKTDIKEELFVVLEQIPGLVVYSDKTQELLKNGYWASFNIPYYQEIFNASGCNELVEKYGPWFSPDQNPRAQIFRRNQTQVTDLDSMIRLMRYNNFKEDPLSKCEGCNPPHNGENAISARSDLNPANGTYPFGALKQRSHGGTDMKVTSFEMFKEYGMIAVSGPTWDQLPPFQWSTSPYKDLVHMGHPDVWNFKPIKVTWTP from the exons ATGACTTTCGGGCAAAACAAGGCAGCGGTCTCTGCAAAGATGTCAACATTTATAAAGACTTTGATGGTTCTGGGTCTCTTCTGGGCATGTGGTCGAGCGGAAATCCGATCCGCGGTTATCGACAAAAGCAGCGGACGGCTGACCGTCATCGAGGGCTATCATGAAGACTTTGTCGCTTGGGCGAACTTCACCAACAACATCGAAACCTCCGG TTGGTCCTTCCTGGACGTCACTACCAGCAGTCGGTACAACGACAGAATCCAGGCTTATGCTGCTGGTGCGGTTGAGGCTGCAGTTACCTCCGAG CTCATCTATAAGCACTGGATGAACACTTTGATGGGTTACTGTGGGCCGTTCGTGTCTGATTCAAGTTTCTGTGAGCGCCTCAAGGCTTTCATTAAAACCAACATAGAGTGGATGCAGGAGCAAATAGAGAAACAACCAACATCTCCCTACTGGTACCAG GCAAATTTGGTTCTCCTACAGCTGAAAGGTCTGGAAGACAGCTACAATGACCAACTTGCATTTCCAACAGGCCACTTCTCCATCGATCCTATGGGATTCAT ACTTTTTCAGATGGGTGGAGACGTTGAAGACTTGGAATCGGCTCTGAATAAATCCAGTCAAACTCGACCCCTTGGATCTGGCTCCTGCTCTGCTCTTATTAAACTGCTGCCAAACAATAAGGAGCTGTTTGTGTCCCAAGACACCTGGAACAATTACCAAGCCATGCTGCGAATCATTAAGAAATACAGATTCGCCTTTAAAGCATCTTCTTCAG GCAATGACCCTCTTCCTGGAGGAACCCAGGCCTTCTCATCTTACCCCGGAGCCATCTTTTCTGGAGATGACTTCTACATACTAAGCAGTGGTTTG GTTACACTGGAAACCACTATTGGCAACAGCAACTCTGCCCTCTGGAAGTTTGTTAAGCCGACTGGAACTGTTATGGAGTGGCTACGGAACATCATTGCTAATCGGTTGGCCACCACTGCCAAGGAGTGGGCTGAGATATTTCGCAAGTACAACAGTGGAAC gTACAACAACCAGTGGATGATTGTCGACTATAACCACTTCACACCtggaaaaacagacattaaagaggagctttttgttgttttggagcAGATTCC GGGACTTGTTGTTTACAGTGATAAGACTCAAGAACTGCTGAAGAATGGATACTGGGCCAGTTTTAACATACC GTATTACCAAGAAATTTTTAACGCAAGTGGCTGCAATGAACTTGTTGAGAAGTACGGCCCATGGTTCTCCCCGGACCAGAATCCTAGAGCACAAATATTCAGGAGGAATCAGACACAGGTCACAGATTTGGATTCCATGATTCGTCTAATGAG GTATAATAACTTTAAAGAAGACCCATTATCAAAGTGTGAAGGCTGTAATCCACCTCACAATGGAGAGAACGCCATCTCAGCCCGTTCCGACCTGAATCCAGCAAATGGAACATATCCGTTTGGTGCCCTTAAGCAAAGATCACATGGAGGAACAGatatgaag